The segment TTCTCGTCCGCATAAAGGAGCGGGCGGATGACGGTGGTCTCGGTACGGCTGAGATAGGAAGTCGGGGCGAGCGTCGAGAGCCTGCCTTCATAGGTCAAGGACAAAAGGAAGGTTTCGAGGACGTCGTCCGCGTGATGCCCGAGCGCGACTTTGTTCGCGCCTTCGCGATGGGCGACGGAGCAGAGCGCGCCGCGGCGAAGCTTGGAGCAAAGGGAGCAGGGGTTCGTTTCCTTGCGGACGTTGAAAATGATCTCGGCGATGTCGGTTTTTTCTTCGAAAAACGGGACGTTTCGCTCCGCGAAATAGGCGCGAAGGGCGGCAAGCTCTTCTTCCTTGGTCTCCTTGAAACCCATGTTTACGTTGACGGCGATCAGGGAAAACTTTTCGGGAGAAAATTTCGAATAGCGATAGAGGGACTCGAAAAGGACGAGACTGTCTTTTCCGCCCGAAACTCCGACGGCGATCTTATCTCCGTCTTCGATCATCTTAAAATCGGTTACCGCGCGCCGAAGCGCTCCGAGAATTTTTTTCATAAAATCAGTTTAGTGTATTTTCGGCGGAAACGCAAGCAATGAGGAGAAAAAATGGGGGATCGGATCGTATCTTTTTTCGGAAAGATCATCGGAAATAAATATCTGCTTTGCGCCGTGCTTTCGGTCTTTCCGATCACCGAGATCAAAGGCGGGATCCTTTGCGCGGCGGTGGCGGACGTCCGTCTGCTTGCGGCGTTTTTCTTTTGCTTCCTTGCGTCGGTCGCGCTTGCCGCCGTCCTTTGCGCGATCTGCCCTCTGTTGCTCCGCGCGGCGGAGCGGTCTTCGCTCGTTCGGAGGTTCACTTCGTTTTTGACCGATCGGCTGGAAGAAAAGGCGAAAAAGATCGCGGTTTCGGCGAAAAACGGGGGAAAGGGAAAGTCTCAAAAGGTTTTCGGCTTGTTCGCGTTCGTCGCGCTTCCGCTTCCTTTGACGGGGGTTTGGGCGGGCGCGCTTCTCGCGGCGATCTTGCGGCTGGACTATAAAAGTTCGCTGCTTGCGCTTTCCGCGGGGAATTTCGTCGCGGGAGGGCTCGTCCTTTTCGTCGCGCTCATTGCGGGAGATAAAGCCGAATT is part of the Clostridia bacterium genome and harbors:
- a CDS encoding tRNA 2-thiocytidine(32) synthetase TtcA — translated: MKKILGALRRAVTDFKMIEDGDKIAVGVSGGKDSLVLFESLYRYSKFSPEKFSLIAVNVNMGFKETKEEELAALRAYFAERNVPFFEEKTDIAEIIFNVRKETNPCSLCSKLRRGALCSVAHREGANKVALGHHADDVLETFLLSLTYEGRLSTLAPTSYLSRTETTVIRPLLYADEKDIRGVARRYELPVVFNPCPADKHTKREYMKKLVEDLRADIPDIRKNMINAIEHPERYNLWDK
- a CDS encoding small multi-drug export protein yields the protein MGDRIVSFFGKIIGNKYLLCAVLSVFPITEIKGGILCAAVADVRLLAAFFFCFLASVALAAVLCAICPLLLRAAERSSLVRRFTSFLTDRLEEKAKKIAVSAKNGGKGKSQKVFGLFAFVALPLPLTGVWAGALLAAILRLDYKSSLLALSAGNFVAGGLVLFVALIAGDKAEFVLNVFLFAALAALIFAAIKWGIGKRKKKSAV